The DNA window tgaactcttgggagcggcgatcagtattgtacatccaatgccggttcatctgcattacatgacatacataccatattaaaacctagaacataattagttaattatacgacatgcatgccaccacacaaggtattaatttatgaaagtctcgctacaatgtagataataccaactaccactaaaaaaactaaagctaaaatgcacttcagcagtatatggatttcgcgaccaatcccaactaaaatagacagattatgcgtttgttcaacatctatgggcttcttccacaggatcactgcctcatcagccgccgtagccgcctgtgcaagagagttttgcacgtgttcaacatactcttccttctAGTacaagcctgaacatccagtgccatcccactgaaattaaaacaaaaaattagaactttaatcacaatcatcatgaaaataagtataaattaaccataatcatcaaatgcgacaaaataactcacattgtgatccggacacttgtagaagatacggcccttctTGGTACACTCCTTCCTCACGcggtactctatcacaatcttctcctcacacttgccgcatgcaatgagagggaggtctggcCTTAGTCACTTTGGAACCCGATAAGAGGtcaaggacccggaagcagttgacatctactctctatactcatttttaatataatataaatttctcattttataaacaaataaaattaaaaaaactctaaaattctctatatctctaaaccatgaagtgtgctatgcatgctagaaatgaaagctgaatactagttttgaataactactttaacattccttcatccaaatatgcaaactttaaagtgattttgagattaaatggcttacaaataaaaaaattcaccataaaaaaccacatatatctagtccacaaaatgagatatgctactgatgaaacatgagagtataaagttggtaacctttagaaccgaagaatcgatggaggaaatgaagaaatcttgtgattaccggcgatgaggaagaagagaggccggcgatgaagcaagaacactgagctcgaagtggctcgggctcggggaggaagaagggctatataggaggggacctttagtcccggttggggacagaaaccgggactaaaggtccctttctagtcccggacggagcctctagccgggaggggacttttactcccggtcggaggtaccaaccgggagtaaaagttaacctttagttccggttggtagctccaaccgggactaaaggtcccctgcagcaaaagcctgccgcagtagccgttgggcagggacctttagtcccggttggagctacaaaccgggactaaaggtctctctagtcccggacgcgaaaaataccgggattaaagccaaatttcgagctggatcaaatatcgtttctctactagtgacatTCATTAGAGCTCAAATTGTTTTGGTAGTTTGCATTGCATGTATATAAACTGGGGAATAACTAATAACTATAATGCGGATATTCCGTTTTTGATTTCATTCACAATTTTGTAAGTGACAAAGTGACGCGTGCCGATATCCAAGTACGTAAACAACATTCATATATAATTTATTCTTTTCTCATTGTGTTGAAGTGTTGCTTTAATATATTCACAATTTTGGAAATgacagaagatgaagatgaaggaagaacTCCTCCCGCTGGATACGATTAAGGCAATTCAAGAACAGCTCATGGGATTTATGATGGACGAGGTCAAGTCGGACAGGAGAATTCCACTATGATGGACACATTTTTCATGCACGACAAGAGTTTCCTTGAACAAAATAGTAAATGTTAAAATATAAGTAATTCCAATTGTATATATTGTACATAAGTAATACCAATTATATATATGTAATGCCCTTAATTGTATACAAGTAATTTGTCAGCAACCTGACGGCCACACCTGCAGAGGCAGATCCTGAAGAAGCTGATGGCGCGTCCGTCACCCAGGAGCCGTCTGCGCCCAAGCCCACAAGAGTACGCAGGCCCAGCGTCCGAGTGTCTGGCCCAATGTGGCCCAAGTGATGTATTCTTATAGTCTGAGAGGCTGCTAGAGAGAGGGCATGCATGAAATTATCAAAAATATTCCTAAAACTAACTAATCTGGCCATCGTGCCTTCGTCCCTCCTCCTTCCTGTTCTTCCCCAATCCCTCCTCCTGGCTctcacaattggtatcagatatctCGTTTCCGACCCTAGATTTCCttccccccccacccccacttCACTCGGCTCCAGCAATCTCTCGGAGCTATGGATCCCAACCTCCAACTCAACCTGGACACCATGAACTCCAGGTTCGACGAGCTAGACCGTCGCTTCACTGACCGGGACCGCCAGTTCGCGGAACGCTCTATGGCGGTCGATTCGCGCCTCGCGGCCCTGGAAGCCGCCCACTCCTCCTCCGACGCGCTGGAGCGCCGCGTTTCCGAGCTGGAGTCGATCCGCGTCGATCCCGTGGCCGCAGCCGTCGAGCAACGTCTCGCTTCCCTCGAGGCGAGCTACGTCGACCGCGACGCTGACTACTCTCAGCGGATCTCCTAGCTGGAGGCCATCCGCGTCACGCAGATCAAGGACGAACGCGACGCGCGGGTGGCGGCGCTCGAGTCCACGGCCGCGGATCTCGCTGCCTGGCCGTCCCGGCGTGGAGGGTCTCCTGGATGATGTCCGATTGCAAGTCCAGAAACTCGGCGTCAAGTGTGACCGCGCGGTGTTCGACACAATGTCGCACCAGCCCGGGATACTTCCGTCCCCAACTTCGGCAGCCGTGCACTCGTCTGCCGGGCTCACCGCCGATCGGCCCCACGGGCACCGCGTCAACACGACTACACGGGATGTGGCCTCCGGGGTCGTCACGACCTGGACGCACGTCCGGCCAAGGGTACGTGCTCTTCCGCTCCTCATCGTCCTGATTTAGCCGCTTTCGATTTTCCACACCCACCCCCGGTCACGGTTCCTCCTCGCCCACCACCGCTCCCACCTCCTCCCGCTCCCACACCGCCCCGTCCCCATGGAACCCTCGTTGCTGCCAACACCAACGCAAACCAAGCTACTGGCCGTCTTCCTAAACTATCCTTTCCTCGATTCGATGGGGATAATCCTCGCCACTGGCGTTCCCTGTCTGAAAACTACTTCGACCTGTATGGCGTCGCCGAGTTCATGTGGATCCGTGTCGCTAAGCATCATTTAGATGGGGCTGCAGCTCGCTGGTTCCAATCTATCGAACCCAAGCTCAATCTCTCTGACTGGCAAGGCTTTTGTCGTCTCCTCCATGACCGTTTTGACTGTGACCAAAAAGAGCCGCTAATCCGGCAGCTCTCCCACGTCAAACAAACTTCCACTGTCGCCAAGTACGTTACTAAGTTCACTGAATTGGTCGATCAGCTGTCGTCCTATTCTTCCAATACAGACCCCATGTACTTTACCATGCGCTTTATTGATGGTCTTCGCCAAGACATCAAATCTATTGTTCTAGTGTTGCATCCTCTAAACTTGGATACTGCTTGCACAATTGCTCTGTTACAGGCATGACCTGCGCATTCAGCAAGGGCGTCCTGCACTGGTGAATGGTCATCTTCTACCCGGCCTCCGCTAGCACCGTGCGCAATGCCGTTGTTGCCCGCTCCGGCTCACCATGACAAGCCGGCTCCTACCACGACGGCCACCACGCCCCCTGCTGACGCCAAGCTCGCCGCCATCAAGTCTTACCGGCGTGCATTGGGGCTCTGCTATAAGTGCAATGCCAAGTGGTCTAAAGATCATCAGTGTGCACCCGAAGTGCTTCATGCTGTACAGGCTCTTTGGGAATTTTATTTCGATGATGATGACGAGCCTGACTGAAGATTCTGACGAACCAGTGCCAGCTGAACAACTATGCTTGGCCTTTTCCAAAGCCGCAGTTACTGGTGTTCCAGCCTCCTGCACCATTCGGTTACTGGGATCAATTGGTGACATTCCTGTGCAGATATTGGTCGATTCAGGCAGCTCTTCCTCTTTTATCAACACAGAATTGGTTGCCCAGCTTCAGTCAGTTGATTCTGTACCCTTGACTGCTGCAGTTCAGATTGCTGGAGGAGGTATCTTGCACAGTTCTCAGTTGCTCCATCAGGTTTGCTGGTCCGTCGGGCTGTGTTCTTTTCAGTCGGATTTCAGGGTTCTATCTTTAGCCATGTTTGATGTTATCGTGGGGATGGATTGGCTGGAATCTTTCAGCCCGATGCAGGTTCACTGGCGACACAAATGGCTAGCGATTCCTTATGATGGACAGACACAGGTGCGGCAAGGATTGCTTCCGGATTCCCCTGACCATATGCTCCTTCAAGTGGAATCGGTCAGCGTCAGTGCAGCCACTCCTTCTAGCCCTCCAGCTCTACCTTTGGCAATTCAAGGTCTACTCGATGAGTTTGATGACTTGTTCAGACCTCCCACTTCCTTACCACCATCCCGAGCATGTAACCATGAGATTCCGCTCATTGATGGTGCCCAGCCAGTGTACATCAGTCCATACCGATACCCTCCCAAATTGAAAGATGAAATTGAGCGCCAAGTCCAGGATATGCTGTCCCAAGGGCTGATTCAACAAAGCTCCAGTTCCTTCTCATCCCCTGTATTGCTTGTCCACAAGGAGGACGGGTCATATCGCTTCTGTGTCGACTTCCGCCATCTTAATGCCTTAACCAAAAAATCCAAATTTCCAGTGCCGGATTTCGATCAGTTGATGGATGAGTTGGCCAACGCCAAGTGGTTTTCAACACTGGATTTGCGCGCTGGCTTTCACCAGATCCTCCTCCAGCCGGGTGAGGAGTACAAGACTGCGTTCCAAACTCACTTGGGCCAATATGAGTTTCGAGTCAATGGCGTTTGGCCTCACGGGCGCCCCGGGCACCTTCCAAGGAGCCATGAACGTTACTCTGGCGCCTGGGTTGCGGAAGTTTGTGATTGtcttcttcgatgacatcttagTTTACAGCCCAACCTTGGAGGATCATGTCACTCATCTGTGTCAAGTATTCCAATGGCTTCGGCAAGATCAGTGGCAGTTGAAGCTTTCTAAATGCAGCTTTGCTCGAGAGTCTATTCACTATTTGGGGCATATCATTAGCGGTGCTGGACTGTCCACGGACCCTGCCAAGATTCCAGCTGTAGCTGACTGGCCAGTTCCTACATCTGTTCACGATCTTCGGGAATTTCTGGGCTTAGCCGGGTACTACCGGAAATTTGTCCGATATTTTGGAGTGATCACTAAGCCACTCACTGACTTGCTCAAGAAGGATCAGCTATTTATATGGACCAATGATCATCAGCATGCCTTCGCCTTGCTAAAACAGGTGCTGTGCTCAGCACCCATGCTGGCGATACCTGACTTGTCTCTGCCTTTCCACATTGAGACCGATGCTTCTGGAACTGGCATTGGCGCCGTGCTGCAGTAGAATGGTCACCCACTGGCTTTCCTCAGTAAATCTCTTAGCCCCAGGAATCAGGACCTCTCTGCGTACGAGAAGGAATACTTGGCGATACTCATGGCCGTCGATCATTGGCGCCATTACTTAATGCAAGCTGAGTTCTTCATTCATAAAGATCACTGCAGCCTGGTTCACCTCAATGAGCAACGACTTCATACGGCCTGGCAACAGAAGGTATTCGCTCGCCTCCTCGGCCTGCAATACAAGATCATTTACAAGAAGGGCGCCGACAATGCGACTGCTGACGCTCTTTCCCACCGCAGTCACCCGGATATACTTCATGCTCTGTCATCTGTACAACATTCTTGGCTGGCTGCAGTGGTTGATGGCTATAACTCTGATCCTGAAGCTGTGACCTTGCTTTCTCAGCTCGCAGTTCAACTAGATGCACGTCCACCCTTCTCCCTTGTACAGGGTGTCATCCGCTACAAGGGTCGTATCTGGCTAGGCGCTAACAAGCCTGTGCAGTCCCAGATTCTCCTGGCTCTCCATGCCAGCCCGATTGGCTGCCATTCTGGTGCCCCTGTTACCTACTCCAGGATCAAGCGCTTGTTCTTTTGGCCTGGAATGAAGGTTGATGTCTGGACCTTTGTGCAGTCCTGCGAGGTATGCCTCCAAGCTAAGCCCGACCGTGCTCGTTCTCCTGGCTTGCTTCAGCCTTTGCCCGTGCCTTCTGCTTCCTTTGAGGTTATAACTATGGACTTCATCGAAGGGCTTCCGCAGTCTAGTTCCTTCAACGCTATTTGGGTGGTTGTTGACAAGTTTTCCATGTTTTCTCATTTTGTTCCTTCGAAGCATCTGTTTATGGCAGCCTCAGTAGCCCGCTTGTTCATGGAACACATTTATTGCCTGCACGGTATGCCCAAGTCTATCATTTTCGATCGGGACCGCATTTTCACCAGTAAGCTCTGGCAGCTATTGTTCAAATCTGCCGGCTCTGAGTTGCAGTTCAGTTCCTTCTACCACCCGCAGACGGATGGACAGACTGAGCGAGTCAATCAGTGCGTTGAAACATTCCTGCGTTGTTTCGTTCATGCCTGTCCGGCCACATGGAGCAAGTGGTTGTCCTTGGCAGAGTATTGGTTCAACACTTCTACACATTCTGCCCTTGGGCGTTCGCCATTTGAGGTGCTGTATGGGTTCCCTCCCCGCCACCTGGGCTATGATCTTGCTGATGCGGCTCCAGTACCCGAACTCCACCAATGGTTAGAAGATCGGGAGCTCAAGCATTCTCAGATCGAGCAACATTTGTGCCATGCCCAAGTCGGATGAAGCGTCAAGCAGATAACGGGCGATCTGAACGCTCCATCCAGGTCGGCGCCATGGTTTTCCTTAAGCTATAGCCGTACGTTCAGTCGTCTTTGGCTCGCTGAGCAAA is part of the Miscanthus floridulus cultivar M001 chromosome 9, ASM1932011v1, whole genome shotgun sequence genome and encodes:
- the LOC136479266 gene encoding uncharacterized mitochondrial protein AtMg00860-like; the protein is MSLICVNGAGLSTDPAKIPAVADWPVPTSVHDLREFLGLAGYYRKFVRYFGVITKPLTDLLKKDQLFIWTNDHQHAFALLKQVLCSAPMLAIPDLSLPFHIETDASGTGIGAVLQ